One genomic segment of Balaenoptera musculus isolate JJ_BM4_2016_0621 chromosome 11, mBalMus1.pri.v3, whole genome shotgun sequence includes these proteins:
- the PFKFB4 gene encoding 6-phosphofructo-2-kinase/fructose-2,6-bisphosphatase 4 isoform X4 has product MRRIECYENSYESLDEDLDRDLSYIKIMDVGQSYIVNRVADHIQSRIVYYLMNIHVTPRSIYLCRHGESELNLKGRIGGDPGLSARGREFARSLAQFIRDQNIKDLKVWTSQMKRTIQTAEALGVPYEQWKVLNEIDAGVCEEMTYEEIQDHYPLEFALRDQDKYRYRYPKGESYEDLVQRLEPVIMELERQENVLVICHQAVMRCLLAYFLDKAAEQLPYLKCPLHTVLKLTPVAYGCKVESIFLNVAAVNTHRDRPQNVDISRPPEEALVTVPAHQ; this is encoded by the exons ATGAGGCGCATCGAGTGCTATGAGAATTCGTATGAGTCGCTGGACGAGGACCTGGACAG GGATCTGTCCTACATCAAGATCATGGACGTGGGGCAGAGCTACATCGTGAACCGCGTGGCTGACCACATCCAGAGCCGCATTGTGTATTACCTCATGAACATCCATGTGACGCCCCGCTCCATCTACCTCTGCCGGCACGGGGAAAGCGAGCTCAACCTCAAGGGCCGGATTGGCGGGGACCCAGGACTGTCCGCCCGGGGCAGGgag TTTGCCAGGAGTCTGGCCCAGTTCATCAGGGATCAGAACATCAAGGACCTAAAGGTTTGGACAAGCCAGATGAAGAGGACAATCCAGACGGCTGAGGCCCTGGGTGTGCCTTATGAGCAGTGGAAAGTTCTCAACGAGATTGATGCG GGCGTCTGTGAGGAGATGACCTACGAGGAAATTCAGGATCATTATCCACTGGAATTTGCCCTGCGAGACCAGGACAAGTACCGGTACCGGTACCCCAAGGGGGAG TCCTATGAGGACCTGGTCCAGCGACTCGAGCCTGTCATCATGGAGCTGGAGCGGCAAGAGAACGTGCTGGTCATCTGCCACCAGGCTGTGATGCGCTGCCTCCTGGCCTACTTCCTTGACAAGGCGGCAG AACAGCTGCCCTACCTCAAGTGTCCGCTGCACACGGTCCTGAAGCTGACCCCTGTGGCTTATG GTTGTAAAGTGGAGTCCATATTCCTGAATGTGGCGGCCGTGAACACGCACCGGGACAGGCCTCAG